The following are encoded in a window of Sutcliffiella horikoshii genomic DNA:
- a CDS encoding DUF881 domain-containing protein: protein MKVTGKHVVLSFVCLVLGFIVSYSFQLTSEEEVVGTDRQWQRDRAIRETLIRTEERNLELQNELQEKQEAIQTIEEELAEGEQLLFNLVEDVEKLRMFNGNVKVQGEGVEVTLADASYVPSEENINNYIVHESHVFKVMNELFISGAAAIAINGQRITKDSYIICNGPVITIDGNQYPAPFVITAIGDSEVLIPALSILGGVKDQLVADNITVKMQKKDQVVLDPVIQ from the coding sequence ATGAAAGTGACAGGTAAACATGTTGTCTTGTCCTTTGTTTGTCTAGTCCTTGGATTTATCGTCTCTTACTCGTTTCAACTTACAAGCGAGGAAGAAGTCGTAGGTACAGACAGACAATGGCAACGTGATAGGGCAATTAGGGAAACCTTAATCAGAACAGAAGAACGAAACCTGGAATTGCAAAATGAATTACAAGAAAAACAAGAAGCGATTCAAACCATAGAAGAAGAGCTTGCAGAAGGTGAACAGCTTTTATTTAACTTGGTCGAAGATGTGGAAAAACTCCGCATGTTCAATGGAAATGTTAAAGTCCAGGGAGAAGGGGTGGAGGTTACCTTAGCAGACGCCTCTTATGTTCCTTCCGAGGAGAATATCAATAATTATATCGTGCATGAAAGTCACGTGTTTAAGGTAATGAATGAGCTGTTTATATCAGGTGCTGCAGCGATAGCAATAAACGGACAAAGAATTACTAAAGACTCCTATATCATTTGCAATGGTCCTGTTATAACCATTGATGGAAATCAATATCCTGCGCCGTTCGTCATAACTGCAATTGGAGACTCTGAGGTGCTCATACCTGCACTCAGTATCCTAGGCGGGGTGAAAGATCAACTGGTTGCTGATAATATTACAGTGAAGATGCAAAAAAAAGATCAAGTAGTTCTTGACCCTGTTATTCAATAA
- the murD gene encoding UDP-N-acetylmuramoyl-L-alanine--D-glutamate ligase, translating to MKKINQYDGKTVLVLGLAKSGTATADLLHKLGAKVIVNDRSPLEGNEQAEYLLSKGMEVVCGGHPTYIFDQKIDVVFKNPGIPYHNPLVQIATEKEIPVLTEVELAYQISEAPIIGITGSNGKTTTTTLIDEMLAADKKSPLIAGNIGNVSVEVAQQATEKDIMVTELSSFQLMGTDIFRPKISVFLNLFEAHLDYHGTLDEYGKAKAKIFFNQTKEDYAVVNADDAQVMKLSEGIQPFIVPFSTNKTVDGAYLKDNYVCFKDEKIISIDQIVLPGKHNLENILAAVAAVKLSGVSNEAIIEVLTSFSGVKHRLQFIGERDGRRFYNDSKATNILATQKALSAFENNVVLLAGGLDRGNEFDDLLPYMSNVKVLVTFGETAEKLMRTASEAGIKQLKHVDNVEKAVPVAYEMSESGDVILLSPACASWDQYKTFEQRGDIFIDAVHKLK from the coding sequence ATGAAGAAAATCAACCAATACGACGGAAAAACGGTTCTTGTACTAGGTTTAGCCAAAAGCGGAACTGCAACTGCAGATTTGTTACATAAGTTGGGGGCAAAGGTGATTGTCAATGACAGAAGTCCTTTAGAGGGGAACGAACAAGCTGAATATCTGCTTTCTAAAGGCATGGAAGTTGTTTGTGGTGGACATCCGACATATATCTTTGATCAGAAAATTGATGTTGTTTTTAAAAACCCGGGCATTCCCTATCATAACCCCTTGGTACAAATTGCGACTGAAAAAGAAATTCCCGTTCTTACCGAAGTAGAACTTGCCTATCAAATCAGTGAAGCACCAATTATCGGAATTACGGGATCTAATGGGAAAACCACCACTACCACGCTGATTGACGAAATGCTAGCTGCGGATAAAAAATCACCATTAATAGCCGGCAACATCGGAAATGTATCGGTAGAAGTGGCTCAGCAAGCTACTGAGAAAGATATCATGGTTACGGAATTATCATCCTTTCAATTGATGGGAACGGATATATTCAGACCGAAGATATCTGTCTTTCTTAATCTTTTTGAAGCCCATCTGGATTATCACGGAACCTTGGATGAGTATGGAAAAGCAAAAGCAAAAATTTTCTTCAACCAAACCAAAGAAGATTATGCAGTAGTCAATGCTGACGATGCCCAAGTGATGAAACTTTCGGAAGGAATTCAGCCTTTCATCGTTCCATTCTCCACAAACAAAACAGTTGATGGTGCTTACTTAAAAGATAATTATGTATGCTTTAAAGATGAGAAGATTATCTCTATAGACCAAATTGTGTTGCCAGGAAAACATAATTTGGAGAACATTCTGGCAGCTGTGGCAGCTGTAAAACTTTCAGGAGTCAGTAATGAAGCAATTATAGAGGTGCTTACGAGCTTTTCAGGTGTAAAACATCGTTTGCAGTTCATTGGGGAGCGCGACGGCAGAAGGTTTTATAATGACTCTAAAGCTACGAACATTTTAGCTACTCAAAAAGCTCTTTCCGCATTTGAAAACAATGTAGTTTTACTTGCAGGTGGGCTTGATCGCGGAAACGAGTTTGATGACCTCCTACCTTACATGAGTAACGTCAAAGTACTCGTAACTTTTGGTGAGACAGCGGAGAAATTGATGCGCACCGCTTCTGAAGCTGGAATAAAACAATTAAAACATGTCGATAATGTGGAAAAAGCCGTACCGGTGGCTTATGAAATGTCTGAGAGCGGAGATGTCATTTTATTGTCCCCTGCTTGTGCAAGCTGGGATCAATATAAAACATTTGAGCAACGAGGAGACATTTTTATAGACGCCGTGCATAAGCTTAAATAA
- a CDS encoding small basic family protein: protein MWLPLLGLIVGIVLGLYSEIRVPDEYSNYLSIAVLAALDTLFGGIRAHLQNNYDDKVFVSGFFFNILLAASLAFLGVHLGVDLYLAAVFAFGVRLFQNIAVIRRILLSKWSLSKEKNEKK from the coding sequence ATGTGGCTTCCTCTTCTGGGCTTGATTGTGGGAATTGTTTTGGGGCTATATTCCGAGATACGGGTTCCTGATGAATATTCCAATTACTTATCGATTGCGGTGCTTGCTGCACTTGATACATTGTTCGGTGGAATTCGTGCTCATCTACAAAACAATTATGATGATAAAGTATTTGTATCCGGTTTTTTCTTTAATATCCTACTTGCAGCAAGTTTAGCTTTTCTAGGCGTACATCTTGGTGTAGACTTATATTTAGCTGCAGTTTTTGCTTTTGGAGTAAGGCTATTTCAGAACATAGCAGTGATAAGAAGAATATTATTGTCAAAATGGTCGCTTTCTAAAGAAAAAAACGAAAAAAAATGA
- a CDS encoding UDP-N-acetylmuramoyl-L-alanyl-D-glutamate--2,6-diaminopimelate ligase, producing the protein MKLQQLIQYLHRYEVSSKVNPEISSIVMDSRKVSEGSLFFCIKGYTVDGHQFAQEAVNKGAVAIISEKPLDVAVPVIVVPDTMRAMAILADVFFQQPTHKLHLIGVTGTNGKTTTTHIIESIFQHHQRKTGMIGTIYMKIGNKTYPVKNTTPDALTLQDSFHQMVEKKVDTVVMEVSSHALHMGRVYGCDFDVAVFTNLTQDHLDYHKTMEEYRYAKSLLFSSLGNSYNLAKPKYAVLNADDPASDIYKRATAAQVITYGINETSDIMAKNVKTSAKGTTFDLVYDNKTVPINLKLVGQFSVYNVLAAISASYVSNIPMETIIPVVENMRGVPGRFEAIEAGQDFTVIVDYAHTPDSLENVLKTTKQLSQNNIYCIVGCGGDRDRSKRPLMAAVAVNYASKAIFTSDNPRSENPLQIFKDMEAGVKERHYEIVEDRRAAIFKAIDQAKSGDVVLIAGKGHETYQVIGDKVLEFDDRKIALEAIQSKQSS; encoded by the coding sequence ATGAAACTTCAACAATTAATTCAATACCTTCACAGATATGAAGTATCCTCAAAAGTTAACCCTGAGATATCTTCCATTGTCATGGATTCCCGTAAGGTTAGTGAAGGGAGTTTATTTTTTTGTATCAAAGGGTACACGGTAGATGGGCATCAATTCGCGCAGGAGGCAGTGAATAAAGGGGCTGTCGCCATCATCTCAGAAAAGCCATTAGATGTTGCTGTTCCGGTCATCGTTGTTCCCGACACGATGAGGGCAATGGCTATTTTAGCGGATGTATTCTTCCAACAGCCTACACATAAACTTCACTTGATAGGTGTTACCGGTACAAATGGAAAAACGACAACCACACATATCATAGAATCCATTTTCCAACATCATCAGAGAAAGACTGGTATGATTGGCACCATTTATATGAAAATAGGAAACAAAACATATCCTGTAAAAAATACCACACCAGATGCATTAACTTTGCAAGACTCCTTTCACCAAATGGTTGAAAAGAAAGTAGACACTGTGGTGATGGAGGTATCCTCCCATGCACTCCATATGGGAAGGGTGTATGGATGTGACTTTGATGTGGCGGTGTTTACCAATCTTACACAAGATCATCTCGATTATCATAAAACGATGGAAGAATATCGATATGCCAAGTCTTTGTTATTCTCTTCATTAGGAAACTCCTATAATCTTGCAAAGCCGAAGTATGCCGTCTTGAATGCTGATGACCCTGCAAGTGATATTTATAAAAGAGCAACTGCCGCTCAAGTTATAACTTATGGAATAAACGAAACCAGCGACATCATGGCGAAAAATGTGAAGACATCGGCTAAGGGCACCACATTCGACCTCGTGTATGATAATAAAACCGTTCCTATAAATTTGAAATTGGTCGGACAATTTAGTGTGTACAATGTTCTTGCTGCAATAAGCGCCAGTTATGTTTCCAATATCCCCATGGAGACCATCATTCCGGTGGTTGAAAATATGAGGGGGGTGCCTGGACGTTTTGAAGCTATCGAAGCAGGGCAGGACTTTACAGTAATTGTTGATTACGCTCATACTCCTGACAGCTTGGAAAATGTGCTAAAAACGACCAAACAACTTTCTCAAAACAATATATATTGTATTGTAGGTTGCGGAGGCGATAGAGATCGTTCAAAGCGTCCGTTGATGGCTGCAGTCGCAGTGAATTATGCGAGCAAAGCTATATTCACATCCGACAATCCTCGTTCTGAAAATCCACTTCAAATCTTTAAAGATATGGAAGCTGGTGTAAAAGAGAGGCACTATGAAATTGTGGAAGATAGGCGAGCGGCGATTTTTAAAGCAATAGATCAAGCTAAATCCGGTGATGTTGTCCTTATTGCAGGCAAAGGTCATGAAACCTATCAGGTCATAGGGGATAAAGTGCTTGAATTTGATGATAGAAAAATTGCTTTGGAAGCCATACAGTCGAAGCAAAGCTCATAG
- a CDS encoding cell division protein FtsQ/DivIB, protein MKLFLMEKGKVVTLEDRVPKIKQQRKQKANRRLIIYLSLFFIMLFLIIYSQSPLSRVSGLTVSGNLHVTDEEVITLSGVTKETSIWRVNEEKAAELIQQHKEIASVEVQRIFPNSVEITIDEFKRIAYIYENGNYYPVMENGKMLSVLDEEDSLPDDAPLMLNWKNGEMVENFIVELIKLPESIIYSISEIHHTPTDIDPYHITMFMNDGYEVSATIRDFSDKMAAYPSIVEQLDPEVKGVINLEVGTFFKPYDTGGEEEEETDESDR, encoded by the coding sequence GTGAAATTGTTTTTAATGGAAAAAGGGAAAGTAGTGACGCTAGAAGACCGTGTACCTAAAATCAAACAACAGAGAAAGCAAAAAGCTAACAGAAGATTAATCATATATCTTTCATTATTCTTCATTATGTTGTTTTTGATCATTTACTCGCAATCTCCACTTAGTAGGGTTTCTGGCTTAACTGTAAGCGGTAATTTACATGTAACAGATGAGGAAGTCATAACATTAAGTGGTGTGACCAAAGAGACAAGCATCTGGCGTGTGAACGAAGAAAAAGCAGCTGAACTAATTCAGCAACACAAAGAAATTGCATCAGTGGAAGTTCAGAGAATCTTTCCTAACAGTGTTGAGATCACGATCGATGAATTTAAGCGGATAGCATATATATATGAAAATGGAAACTATTACCCTGTCATGGAAAATGGCAAAATGCTCTCTGTTTTGGATGAAGAGGATTCTTTGCCTGATGATGCTCCACTCATGTTGAATTGGAAGAATGGGGAGATGGTGGAGAATTTTATTGTCGAATTAATAAAATTACCTGAATCCATTATCTACTCTATTTCAGAAATACATCATACACCAACAGACATCGATCCTTACCATATAACCATGTTCATGAATGACGGTTATGAAGTAAGTGCAACGATCAGAGATTTCTCGGACAAGATGGCCGCCTATCCTTCCATTGTGGAACAGTTGGATCCAGAAGTTAAAGGTGTTATTAACTTGGAAGTAGGTACATTCTTCAAACCGTACGATACAGGTGGAGAGGAAGAGGAAGAAACAGATGAAAGTGACAGGTAA
- the mraY gene encoding phospho-N-acetylmuramoyl-pentapeptide-transferase has protein sequence MEQQVILFAIVMSFLITVLVSPIFIPFLRRLKFGQSIREEGPQSHQKKTGTPTMGGIMILLSVAVTTLVITGQFAETSVETYLLLFVMVGYGLLGFLDDFIKVVLKRNLGLTSLQKLIGQILIAVIFYFVFVQFEFSTAVSVPGTSISIELGFFYVLFLIFWLVGFSNAVNLTDGLDGLVSGTAAVAFGAFAILAWYQSQFEVSIFAVAVVGALLGFLVFNAHPAKVFMGDTGSLALGGAIATVAVLLKLEILLIIIGGVFVMETLSVIIQVISFKATGRRVFKMSPLHHHYELVGWSEWRVVVTFWTVGLLCSLLGIYLEVWI, from the coding sequence ATGGAACAACAGGTTATCTTATTTGCTATCGTTATGTCTTTTTTAATTACTGTATTAGTATCACCAATATTTATTCCCTTCCTGCGAAGACTGAAATTCGGTCAAAGTATTAGAGAAGAAGGGCCACAATCCCACCAAAAGAAAACTGGCACCCCGACAATGGGAGGAATTATGATACTCCTGTCCGTTGCGGTAACAACTCTTGTCATCACAGGCCAATTTGCGGAAACTTCCGTTGAAACGTACCTGCTGCTTTTTGTGATGGTAGGATACGGACTGTTAGGTTTTCTGGATGATTTTATTAAAGTTGTTCTCAAAAGAAACCTAGGGTTGACTTCCTTGCAGAAGTTAATTGGACAGATCTTAATTGCAGTTATCTTCTATTTTGTTTTTGTGCAATTTGAATTCTCCACTGCGGTCAGTGTACCGGGAACAAGCATTTCTATTGAATTAGGATTCTTCTATGTTCTCTTTCTAATTTTTTGGCTGGTTGGATTTTCAAACGCAGTCAATCTGACTGATGGACTGGATGGGCTTGTATCAGGAACTGCTGCTGTAGCTTTCGGAGCATTTGCTATTCTTGCTTGGTATCAGTCACAATTTGAAGTGTCCATTTTCGCTGTTGCAGTTGTAGGTGCGTTACTTGGATTTTTAGTATTTAACGCTCATCCTGCCAAAGTGTTCATGGGAGATACAGGTTCACTAGCGCTTGGTGGTGCTATTGCGACTGTAGCCGTCTTATTGAAATTAGAAATTCTGCTTATTATTATCGGTGGAGTTTTCGTAATGGAAACACTCTCCGTTATTATCCAGGTCATCTCTTTCAAAGCGACAGGAAGAAGGGTCTTTAAAATGAGTCCACTTCATCATCACTATGAGCTTGTCGGTTGGTCAGAATGGCGCGTAGTTGTCACTTTCTGGACAGTCGGGCTGTTGTGTTCGTTGCTTGGAATTTATTTAGAGGTGTGGATCTAA
- the spoVE gene encoding stage V sporulation protein E: MANKRSTPDIILILTTLTLLAVGLIMVYSASAVWADYKFEDTFFFAKRQMLFAGLGVVAMFFIMNVDYWTWRTWSKLIILVCFFLLVIVLIPGVGMERNGSRSWIGVGAFSVQPSEFMKIAMIAFLAKYLSENQKKITSFKKGLVPSLSLVFLAFGMIMLQPDLGTGTVMVGTCIVMIYVAGARISHFVGLGLVGVAGFIVLILSAPYRIKRITSFLNPWEDPLGSGFQIIQSLYAIGPGGLLGLGLGQSRQKFFYLPEPQTDFIFAILAEELGFIGGTFVVLLFALLLWRGIRIALGAPDLYGSFLAVGIIAMIAIQVIINVGVVTGLMPVTGITLPFLSYGGSSLTLMLLAVGILLNISRYAKY; encoded by the coding sequence TTGGCAAACAAGCGATCAACTCCGGACATAATATTAATTTTAACCACACTAACCTTGCTTGCAGTGGGACTTATCATGGTCTACAGTGCAAGTGCGGTATGGGCTGATTACAAATTTGAAGATACATTCTTCTTCGCCAAAAGGCAGATGCTATTTGCTGGACTCGGTGTAGTTGCGATGTTTTTTATCATGAACGTCGACTATTGGACATGGAGAACTTGGTCGAAATTAATTATTCTGGTATGTTTTTTCTTGCTTGTCATCGTTTTGATTCCTGGTGTCGGAATGGAGCGGAATGGTTCTAGAAGTTGGATTGGAGTTGGAGCGTTCTCGGTACAACCATCAGAGTTTATGAAAATAGCCATGATTGCATTTCTAGCAAAATACTTAAGTGAAAATCAAAAAAAGATTACTTCCTTCAAAAAAGGACTGGTTCCGAGTCTTTCACTCGTATTTTTGGCTTTTGGAATGATTATGTTGCAGCCCGATCTAGGGACAGGAACTGTAATGGTTGGAACGTGTATTGTCATGATCTACGTTGCAGGTGCGAGGATCAGTCACTTTGTTGGTTTAGGCCTTGTCGGTGTAGCCGGATTTATTGTTTTGATTCTTTCGGCACCATACCGGATAAAACGAATCACTTCCTTTTTGAATCCATGGGAAGATCCATTAGGAAGCGGCTTCCAGATCATTCAATCCTTATATGCAATTGGGCCAGGCGGATTGCTTGGATTAGGACTTGGTCAAAGCAGGCAGAAGTTCTTTTATTTACCTGAACCGCAGACAGACTTCATTTTTGCTATATTGGCAGAGGAACTCGGGTTTATCGGAGGCACATTTGTTGTTCTACTATTTGCATTGCTACTATGGAGGGGAATTAGGATTGCACTAGGTGCCCCTGATTTGTACGGCAGCTTCTTAGCGGTGGGAATCATCGCCATGATTGCTATCCAGGTCATCATAAATGTAGGAGTAGTAACCGGCCTGATGCCAGTAACTGGAATCACTCTCCCTTTCCTAAGTTATGGAGGCTCTTCGTTGACCTTGATGTTGCTAGCCGTCGGTATCCTCTTAAACATAAGCAGATACGCGAAATACTAA
- a CDS encoding DUF881 domain-containing protein — MDKRKFSFTIITIIVGLMIAIQFQTVQQPIIRDTRDTWQLRSDLNQEQEIQSQIIKEIRKYDKILEDYSKERDESKETIVRETLEELKVKAGLTEMKGPGIKLTVKPLFDEDVLGNIQENISADLLRRFVNELNSYGVEEISIANQRIVSNTIIREINGRTKVNNAWIPNANFEIIVITSDPTKLYNRLQVSRAMDEFAIENLLLEVSTPINEVTVPAYDEQIRVKHLEPVKTGKEGN, encoded by the coding sequence ATGGACAAACGCAAATTTAGTTTTACCATTATTACAATTATTGTGGGATTGATGATTGCCATTCAATTTCAAACCGTACAGCAGCCAATCATCCGTGATACGCGCGATACATGGCAACTTAGAAGCGATTTGAATCAGGAGCAAGAAATACAATCACAAATTATCAAAGAAATAAGAAAGTATGACAAAATACTTGAAGACTATTCCAAAGAACGTGATGAATCTAAAGAGACTATCGTTCGGGAAACGTTGGAAGAACTAAAAGTCAAAGCAGGGCTAACAGAAATGAAGGGACCGGGCATAAAGTTGACAGTCAAACCATTGTTTGACGAGGATGTCCTAGGTAATATACAGGAAAATATATCTGCAGATCTCCTCAGGAGGTTTGTTAATGAATTGAATTCCTATGGAGTGGAAGAAATAAGTATTGCCAACCAGCGGATTGTCAGCAATACGATAATTAGAGAAATAAATGGTAGGACGAAGGTAAACAATGCGTGGATACCTAATGCAAACTTTGAAATCATCGTAATTACAAGTGACCCGACGAAGCTTTATAATCGCCTGCAAGTATCCCGGGCAATGGATGAATTTGCGATAGAAAACCTATTGCTAGAAGTTTCCACACCAATTAATGAAGTAACCGTTCCGGCTTATGACGAACAGATACGTGTAAAGCATTTGGAACCGGTAAAAACCGGGAAGGAGGGGAACTGA
- the murB gene encoding UDP-N-acetylmuramate dehydrogenase has translation MEALLKELQEKEVGKVLPNEPLANHTTMKIGGPADVLVEPKSLEKLQETMETINKYKVKWTAIGRGSNLLVSDLGIEGVVIKLGNGMDHLELEGEEVHVGGGYSLIKLVTIISKKGLTGLEFAGGIPGSVGGAVYMNAGAHGSDMSKVLKKAHILFEDGKMEWLTADELNFSYRTSILQKERPGICLEAVLNVEQGNREEVVAQLQKNKDYRRDTQPFSYPCAGSIFRNPLPDYAGQLIEKAGLKGHKIGGAKVSDMHANFIVNDDGAKAQDVLDLIEYIKETILEKYNIQLETEVEIIGRK, from the coding sequence ATGGAAGCTTTATTAAAGGAACTACAAGAGAAAGAAGTGGGCAAGGTACTCCCTAATGAACCACTTGCAAATCATACGACGATGAAAATTGGCGGTCCAGCAGATGTACTTGTGGAGCCCAAAAGTTTAGAAAAACTTCAAGAAACAATGGAGACCATCAATAAATACAAGGTGAAATGGACGGCAATTGGCCGAGGATCCAATCTATTGGTCTCAGATCTTGGTATTGAAGGGGTCGTAATAAAACTCGGGAACGGAATGGATCACCTTGAACTAGAAGGTGAGGAAGTGCATGTTGGAGGAGGATATTCCTTAATCAAGCTCGTTACCATCATCAGTAAAAAAGGATTGACAGGTCTTGAATTTGCTGGAGGAATACCTGGCTCAGTAGGTGGCGCAGTCTATATGAATGCAGGCGCTCATGGATCAGACATGTCTAAAGTATTAAAAAAGGCCCATATCTTGTTTGAGGATGGAAAGATGGAGTGGTTGACTGCAGATGAACTGAACTTCTCCTATCGAACATCGATTCTTCAAAAAGAGCGACCGGGAATTTGCTTAGAGGCAGTTTTAAATGTAGAACAAGGTAATCGCGAAGAAGTAGTCGCACAGCTTCAGAAAAATAAAGATTATCGTCGTGATACTCAGCCGTTTTCTTACCCATGTGCCGGTAGTATCTTCCGGAATCCACTTCCTGATTATGCTGGACAGCTGATTGAAAAAGCCGGATTAAAAGGACACAAAATTGGCGGCGCGAAAGTTTCTGATATGCATGCAAACTTCATTGTAAACGATGATGGCGCAAAAGCTCAGGATGTATTGGACCTAATTGAATACATTAAGGAAACGATCCTTGAGAAATACAATATCCAATTAGAAACGGAAGTTGAAATTATAGGAAGAAAATAG
- the ftsA gene encoding cell division protein FtsA, whose amino-acid sequence MNSNEIYVSLDIGTSSVKVIIGEMVNDTLNIIGVGNVKSTGLRKGSIVDIDETVHSINKAVEQAERMVGMPINRVVVGVTGNHVQLQDCHGVVAVSSENREIGNEDIARVIDAAQVFSIPPEREIIDCIPKQFIVDGLDEINDPRGMLGVRLEMEGTLITGSKTVLHNLLRCVEKAGLEITDICLQPLASGSIALSKDERNLGVALVDIGGGSTTIAVFEDGFLKATSVLPVGGEYITKDISIGLRTSTEDAEKIKQKHGHAFYDHASDEEVFSVPIIGSDQHQQFSQLEISDIIEARMEEIFELVQHEIKRLGVREIPGGYVLTGGVVAMPGVLELAQLILNNNVRKAVPDYIGVREPQYTTGVGLIQFAYKNAKLQGRKIETTSAPSEYPEKRSGKQTQQKVKQAKQPVNEEEKVGNKVKKFFGLFFE is encoded by the coding sequence ATGAACAGCAATGAAATATACGTCAGTTTGGACATCGGTACATCCAGTGTTAAAGTAATCATTGGAGAAATGGTGAATGATACTTTAAATATTATTGGAGTCGGTAATGTAAAATCAACAGGTTTAAGAAAAGGATCTATAGTAGACATAGATGAAACTGTTCATTCCATCAATAAGGCGGTTGAACAGGCTGAGAGAATGGTAGGGATGCCAATTAACAGAGTGGTCGTTGGTGTCACCGGAAACCATGTACAACTTCAAGATTGCCATGGAGTGGTAGCAGTTTCAAGTGAAAACAGGGAAATTGGGAACGAAGACATCGCTAGGGTAATAGATGCCGCGCAAGTCTTTTCCATCCCTCCTGAGAGAGAAATCATTGATTGTATTCCAAAACAGTTCATCGTTGATGGATTGGATGAAATTAATGATCCGCGTGGAATGCTTGGTGTTCGCCTAGAGATGGAAGGTACCCTTATCACCGGGTCAAAAACAGTCTTACATAACTTACTGCGTTGTGTAGAGAAAGCTGGTTTGGAAATAACGGATATCTGCTTGCAGCCACTTGCTTCTGGTTCGATTGCACTGTCTAAGGACGAACGCAATTTAGGGGTGGCACTTGTGGACATTGGTGGAGGTTCAACTACCATTGCCGTATTTGAAGATGGATTCCTAAAGGCAACAAGTGTCTTACCTGTTGGCGGAGAGTACATCACTAAAGACATTTCCATAGGTTTACGTACATCCACAGAAGACGCAGAAAAAATCAAACAAAAACATGGACATGCCTTTTATGACCATGCATCCGATGAAGAAGTATTCAGTGTACCGATTATCGGAAGTGATCAGCATCAACAATTCAGTCAACTTGAAATCTCTGATATTATAGAAGCAAGAATGGAAGAGATCTTTGAGCTTGTACAACACGAGATTAAAAGATTAGGTGTCCGGGAGATTCCTGGAGGCTATGTATTAACTGGCGGTGTAGTAGCAATGCCAGGTGTCCTGGAATTGGCACAGTTGATACTTAACAATAATGTAAGGAAAGCTGTTCCGGATTATATAGGCGTAAGAGAGCCTCAATATACTACAGGAGTAGGTCTTATCCAATTTGCATACAAAAATGCAAAACTGCAAGGCAGAAAAATTGAAACTACATCAGCACCTAGCGAATACCCGGAAAAACGTAGTGGAAAACAAACTCAACAAAAAGTAAAGCAAGCAAAGCAACCAGTAAACGAAGAAGAAAAAGTAGGCAACAAAGTAAAAAAATTCTTCGGACTATTCTTTGAATAA